The genomic region TTTCAAGGGAATCGGCCCCAAGACGGCGGAAGCCATCGTGAAGGTATTCGGCGAAGATACCGCCGACATTCTCGACAACCATCCCGACATTTTCCGCAAGGCTAAAATCAAGGGCATTACCGCCAAGAAGATTGAGGCCTTCCTCGCCGCCTGGCAACTGAACCGCCACAGCAGGGAAACGATGCTGTTCCTGTACGGCCACGGCATCGCGGGCAGCGTCGCGAAGAAACTGTGGAACCAGTTCGGGCAAGAAACCATCGTGCGCATTTCCGAGAACCCCTACCTGCTCTGCGAAGAAATCTGGGGCATCGGATTTCTGAAGGCGGACGAAATCGCGATGAAGGTGGGAATCCCGAAGGATAGCCCCAAGCGCCTGCAATCCGCCCTCCTGTACGTACTGCAGGAATCAAGTTTCAACGAAGGGCACGTGTTCCTCCCCAAGGACATCCTCCTCGAAAAAACGTTCCGGATTCTGCGCATCCCGATGGAAGACGACGACGCCGTCTACGGGCTCATCCAACAATTCGACCACCTGTGCGAACGCGAACGCATCAAGCGGATAGACGACGACTGCTTTTACCCGCCGCTGTTCCGCGCCGAGCAGAGCATTGCAGACAACATTCTTTACCGGCTGGCGGGCAATGCGCTCCCGACCGCAGGCTTCGAACGCGCGCTCATGGACTGGGAACACGAGCACAAGTTCGCGTTTGACCCCATGCAAAGGAAAGCCATCGAGATGGCGCTCGCTTACCGCATATCCATTATCACGGGCGGCCCCGGTACCGGTAAGACGACCATTTTGAAAGGCATACTCCACCTCGCGCAGAAGATGGACGAAAGCGTATTCCTCGCCGCCCCCACGGGCCGTGCAGCCAAGCGCATGAGCGACCTCTGCGGAATAAAGGCGCGCACCATCCACCGCATGCTCGAGATGGACCCCGCGACAAAGAAATTCAACCGCAACGTCGAGAACAAGCTCCCCTGCGACCTGCTCATCATCGACGAGTTCAGCATGGTCGACACTTGGCTTGCCGCGGCGCTATTCGAAGCGATACACGCCAAGACGCGCATCGTGCTCGTGGGAGATGCGGACCAGCTTCCAAGTGTCGGGCCCGGAAACGTGTTGAACGACCTCATCCGCTGTCCGAGAATCCCGACGACGCGCCTGCAGCACATATTCCGGCAGGCCGGCGGGAACGACATCGCCGACAAGGCATCGAAGATAAACCAGGGAATCGTCCCCTCGCCCATCGACGGCCCGAACTTTCACTTTATCCCGTTCGAGGAACCCGAGCAGGCGAAAGGCATCCTTCGCGAACTCCTGGAAAAAGGCGTGCGCTCCAAGCTCGATATCGACCAGAAGACCGACCTGCAGATCCTCACTCCCATGCGCAAGGGCCCCCTCGGCATATTCGAGCTCAACAACTTCTTGCAAGAACTGCAGAACCCGGGCAAAAGCCGCCACAGGATTATGGGCGTTCCCTGGAGCGACGGCGACAAGGTGATGCAGATAAAGAACAACTACGACAAGAACGTGTTCAACGGCGACGTGGGCATCATCTTCAAGGTGCGCAAGGACGACGACAAGGTTACCGTATTCTACGACGACAAGACGGTCGAGTACGAGGGCGACGAACTGGAACAGCTCACCCTCGCCTATGCGAGCACCATCCACAAGAGCCAGGGAAGCGAGTATCCGGCAGTCATCGTGATTCTCGATTCGAGCCACTACATGATGCTCCAGAGGAACCTCGTCTACACGGCGATAACCCGCGCCAAGGGCCATGTGTGGGTACTTTCGGCCCCGGGGGCTTTCGCCACCGCGGTACGCAATACCAGGAGCGTTCGCCGGTTTACCCGCCTCACCGAAAGGCTCGGATAGGCTTCCGCGCAGGAGCGTTTCATAAAAAGGGCAAAAACGAGTAATTTAGGCTGTATGTTTCCGAAATTTCGCAGTTTTTTGTTCAAAACCTTTGCTTTTTAGCTTATTTTTGATTATTTTCAAGAAAAACAGATTAGAGGTACTCTCATGAACTTCAAAAAGATTATTCTCGGCTCAGTACTCGCGGCCGCATCCTTTGCATACATCGCCTGTGGTCCTGACAATGGATCCGGCCCTGACGAACCGGGCAAAGAAACCCCTCCCGGTCCCCAAATTGATCTTCCCAAAGAATCAGCTTATTCCCCGGTTGTAGTCAACGGCCTCAAGATTACCGTGATGTCCGGCACCGAAGGCATGCGCGGCTCCCTCGGCGGAGTCATCAAGCTCGATCCCGAATTTGTTGACCCGGAAACCGAATACACGGCCAATGTCAAGACCACTATCGACAGCGTGAGTTTCGCTGTGGGCAAGGTGATTGACGGAAAGCCCTACCAGGAAAAGGTGAACATCAACCTTGACGGCGTCGTTTTCCCGAACGAGATGGTTTCCTTCTCGCAGAAGTATCTTGAATTCAAGCAGCTTAGCTCCTGTGGCGAATTCCAGCTCTACATCTCCATCTTTGCCAGCAGCAAGGAAGAAGGCGAGAAAACCACGAAGTACACGACCGTCATCGACACGCTCAAGTTCGTTCGTCCGGAAGCGGAATGCGCCGCCGCCCAGCCTGTTGAATCCTCTTCTTCTGTCGCCCAGGTCTGCACTCCGGTCACGGCCTACGAAGACACGCTTTCCAACAGCATGGGCACAAGCAAGAGCGCAATCAACTTCGCAACCGGCCTTGCCGACAATCCGCACATCACTATCAAGATTGCGAATGAATCTGCGACCATCATTCCGGGCGCTGGCGTGAGTGTCTTTGAAGAAAGCGCTCAGACCACCGGTCTCCTGCCGACAAAGACTCCTCTTTGCCGCGAAGACTTCAAGAAGTCCAACTTCAATTTCGAAGATGAACTGACCAGCGGTCTGTGGCTCGCAGTCGTCACTGCCGACGGCACGCTCTACCCGATGATGGTCCGCAAGGCCATGTTTGAGTCGGCCACCAAGGGCACCGTGACTATCGTTTACTACAAGTAATCGCTAGCCAAAACCTTTATCGAGCCTTCCCCCCGCGGGAAGGCTTTTTGCGACCGCTCGTTCGTCGTCTCGGGTGATGAAATCTCCGGTTTCTCACTCGCTCTCGCCTTCGACGACTTGTTAATACAAGTCGCCTACGGCTCACATAGAAGCCGCTCAGGATTCACATCATCTTTGATTTTTCTATCTTTACGCCCGTAATTTAACTATACGGAGTAAAACATGCTCAAGAAACTTTCCAACTTCCCCGGTATCAAGGGACCCGTCGTCACCATCGTGATGGACGGTTTCGGCATCACTGACAAGGTCGAAGGCAACGCCATCAAGGCTGCCCGTACCCCGACCCTCGACAACCTCTTCAAGATGTACCCGAACGTGCTCCTGAAGGCCCACGGCCGCGCCGTCGGTATGCCCACCAACGAAGACATGGGTAACTCCGAAGTCGGCCACAACGCTATCGGTGCTGGCCAGGTGTACAACCAGGGTGCCGCCCTCGTGCAGGATTCCATCGTCTCTGGCGAAATCTTCGGCCGCGACGCTTGGAAGGAAATTGCAGGCAACGCCCGCGAAAAGAACACCGTGCTCCACTTCATCGGCCTCTTCAGCGACGGTAACGTTCACTCCAACATTTCTCACCTGAAGGCCATGGTCGCCCAGGCCAAGAAGGAAGGCCTCAAGAAGGTCCGCGTCCACATCCTCCTCGACGGTCGTGACGTGCCGGAAACTTCCGCACTCGATTACGTTGGCCCGTTCGAAAAGTTCCTCGACGAACTCCGCAGCCCGGAATTCGACGTCT from Fibrobacter sp. harbors:
- a CDS encoding ATP-dependent RecD-like DNA helicase, yielding MVKLEGTIKNVTFHSADSGFSVLRVNVEGERAPVVVTGTFPDLGSGEKLQMEGDWGNHPKYGRQFKCTSFKVCAPQDENITEYLASGLFKGIGPKTAEAIVKVFGEDTADILDNHPDIFRKAKIKGITAKKIEAFLAAWQLNRHSRETMLFLYGHGIAGSVAKKLWNQFGQETIVRISENPYLLCEEIWGIGFLKADEIAMKVGIPKDSPKRLQSALLYVLQESSFNEGHVFLPKDILLEKTFRILRIPMEDDDAVYGLIQQFDHLCERERIKRIDDDCFYPPLFRAEQSIADNILYRLAGNALPTAGFERALMDWEHEHKFAFDPMQRKAIEMALAYRISIITGGPGTGKTTILKGILHLAQKMDESVFLAAPTGRAAKRMSDLCGIKARTIHRMLEMDPATKKFNRNVENKLPCDLLIIDEFSMVDTWLAAALFEAIHAKTRIVLVGDADQLPSVGPGNVLNDLIRCPRIPTTRLQHIFRQAGGNDIADKASKINQGIVPSPIDGPNFHFIPFEEPEQAKGILRELLEKGVRSKLDIDQKTDLQILTPMRKGPLGIFELNNFLQELQNPGKSRHRIMGVPWSDGDKVMQIKNNYDKNVFNGDVGIIFKVRKDDDKVTVFYDDKTVEYEGDELEQLTLAYASTIHKSQGSEYPAVIVILDSSHYMMLQRNLVYTAITRAKGHVWVLSAPGAFATAVRNTRSVRRFTRLTERLG